In Streptomyces seoulensis, the following are encoded in one genomic region:
- a CDS encoding PadR family transcriptional regulator yields the protein MSRRSGILEFAVLGLLRESPMHGYELRKRLNTSLGVFRAFSYGTLYPCLKTLVTNGWLIEEPGNTHEDALAAPLTGRRAKIVYRLTAEGKEHFEELLSQTGPDAYEDEHFAARFAFFGQTSRDVRMRVLEGRRSRLEERLEKMRASLARTRERLDDYTLELQRHGMESVEREVRWLNELIESERAGRDRKSPESGGSAQQDTTSGSTGGLPRPRDLPGTDTPGDTAT from the coding sequence ATGAGCCGTCGTTCCGGCATCCTTGAGTTCGCCGTGCTCGGGCTGCTGCGCGAGTCGCCGATGCACGGCTATGAGCTGCGCAAGCGACTCAACACGTCTCTGGGTGTGTTCCGGGCATTCAGCTACGGGACGCTCTACCCCTGCCTCAAGACGCTGGTCACCAATGGCTGGTTGATCGAGGAACCGGGGAACACCCATGAAGACGCTCTGGCCGCCCCTCTCACCGGACGCCGCGCCAAGATCGTCTACCGGTTGACGGCCGAAGGTAAGGAGCACTTCGAGGAACTCCTGTCGCAGACCGGCCCCGACGCATACGAGGACGAGCACTTCGCCGCCCGGTTCGCCTTCTTCGGGCAGACCTCGCGCGATGTGCGCATGCGTGTGCTGGAGGGCCGGCGCAGCCGGCTGGAGGAGCGCCTGGAGAAGATGCGCGCCTCCCTGGCACGCACCCGGGAGCGCCTCGACGACTACACGCTCGAACTCCAGCGCCACGGAATGGAGTCCGTGGAGCGCGAAGTGCGCTGGCTGAACGAGCTGATCGAGAGTGAGCGGGCCGGACGGGACCGGAAGAGTCCCGAGTCCGGCGGGTCCGCTCAGCAGGACACCACATCTGGATCGACGGGCGGCCTGCCCCGTCCCAGGGATCTTCCGGGGACGGATACGCCCGGCGACACCGCCACGTGA
- a CDS encoding inositol-3-phosphate synthase, with product MGSVRVAIVGVGNCAASLVQGVEYYKDADASAKVPGLMHVQFGDYHVRDIEFVAAFDVDAKKVGLDLADAIGASENNTIKICDVPSSGVTVQRGHTLDGLGKYYRETIEESDAEPVDIVQILKDKQVDVLVCYLPVGSEDAAKYYAQCAIDAKVAFVNALPVFIAGTKEWADKFTEAGVPIVGDDIKSQVGATITHRVMAKLFEDRGVILDRTMQLNVGGNMDFKNMLERERLESKKISKTQAVTSQIPDRDLGEKNVHIGPSDYVAWLDDRKWAYVRLEGRAFGDVPLNLEYKLEVWDSPNSAGVIIDALRAAKIAKDRGVGGPILSASSYFMKSPPVQYFDDEARENVEKFIRGDVER from the coding sequence ATGGGTTCGGTTCGCGTAGCCATCGTCGGTGTCGGCAACTGCGCCGCGTCGCTGGTGCAGGGAGTCGAGTACTACAAGGACGCCGACGCGTCGGCCAAGGTACCCGGCCTGATGCACGTGCAGTTCGGTGACTACCACGTGCGGGACATCGAGTTCGTCGCCGCCTTCGACGTGGACGCCAAGAAGGTCGGCCTCGACCTCGCGGACGCCATCGGCGCCTCCGAGAACAACACCATCAAGATCTGCGACGTGCCCTCCAGCGGGGTCACCGTGCAGCGCGGTCACACCCTGGACGGTCTCGGTAAGTACTACCGCGAGACCATCGAGGAGTCGGACGCCGAGCCGGTCGACATCGTCCAGATCCTGAAGGACAAGCAGGTCGACGTCCTGGTCTGCTACCTCCCCGTGGGCTCCGAGGACGCGGCGAAGTACTACGCCCAGTGCGCCATCGACGCCAAGGTCGCGTTCGTCAACGCCCTCCCGGTCTTCATCGCCGGCACCAAGGAGTGGGCGGACAAGTTCACCGAGGCCGGTGTGCCGATCGTCGGTGACGACATCAAGTCCCAGGTGGGCGCCACCATCACGCACCGCGTCATGGCGAAGCTGTTCGAGGACCGCGGTGTGATCCTGGACCGCACGATGCAGCTCAACGTCGGCGGCAACATGGACTTCAAGAACATGCTCGAGCGCGAGCGCCTGGAGTCCAAGAAGATCTCCAAGACGCAGGCCGTCACCTCCCAGATCCCCGACCGGGACCTCGGCGAGAAGAACGTCCACATCGGCCCGTCCGACTACGTGGCCTGGCTGGACGACCGCAAGTGGGCCTACGTCCGCCTGGAGGGCCGTGCGTTCGGCGACGTCCCGCTGAACCTCGAGTACAAGCTGGAGGTCTGGGACTCCCCGAACTCCGCCGGTGTCATCATCGACGCCCTGCGTGCCGCGAAGATCGCCAAGGACCGCGGTGTCGGCGGCCCGATCCTGTCCGCGTCCTCGTACTTCATGAAGTCCCCGCCGGTCCAGTACTTCGACGACGAGGCCCGCGAGAACGTCGAGAAGTTCATCCGCGGCGACGTCGAGCGCTAA
- a CDS encoding MFS transporter: protein MPVVRDLRLLLRERDFRRLLYVRLLSQGSDGVYQIALASYVVFSPEKQTSAQAIASAMAVLLLPYSLVGPFAGVLLDRWRRRQVFVHGNVLRALLAAVTAVLMAAHAPDWLFYASALCVTAVNRFVLAGLSAALPRVVGTERLVLANSLCPTAGTLAATLGAALAFGVRFVAADSDAAVVLLGALLYLCAGLTALAMAPSLLGPDRPPVLPRLGGVLADTARGLLAAVRYLGEPRRREAVWALTAMTCMRFCYGALLVLLLMLCRYGLSSTPEEGLRLLGLVLGVSGAGFFAAAVVTPWSAGRLGAGRWIAVCAGAAALLVPALGLSFATVPLLIAAFLLGLVTQGAKIATDTIVQASVEDRFRGRVFSVYDVLFNVAFVGAAGVAALMLPPDGRSALLVILVALLYAAVAVAMARFEGRRNSERGGVSRETPPLR, encoded by the coding sequence ATGCCCGTCGTCCGTGATCTGCGCCTGCTGCTGCGCGAGCGGGACTTCCGGCGCCTGCTGTACGTCCGCCTGCTCTCGCAGGGTTCGGACGGCGTCTATCAGATCGCCCTCGCCTCGTACGTCGTCTTCTCCCCCGAGAAGCAGACCTCGGCGCAGGCGATCGCCTCCGCGATGGCGGTCCTGCTGCTGCCCTACTCGCTGGTCGGCCCGTTCGCGGGGGTGCTGCTGGACCGCTGGCGCCGGCGTCAGGTCTTCGTCCACGGGAATGTGCTGCGCGCCCTGCTGGCGGCCGTCACCGCCGTGCTGATGGCCGCGCACGCGCCGGACTGGCTGTTCTACGCCTCCGCGCTGTGCGTCACGGCCGTCAACCGGTTCGTCCTGGCGGGCCTGTCCGCCGCGCTTCCCCGCGTGGTCGGCACCGAGCGCCTGGTGCTGGCCAACTCCCTCTGCCCGACCGCCGGAACGCTGGCCGCGACCCTCGGTGCCGCCCTGGCCTTCGGCGTACGGTTCGTCGCGGCGGACTCGGACGCGGCCGTGGTGCTGCTCGGCGCCCTGCTGTATCTCTGCGCGGGCCTGACCGCCCTGGCCATGGCCCCCTCCCTGCTCGGCCCCGACCGGCCACCGGTGCTGCCCCGGCTGGGCGGCGTCCTCGCCGACACGGCACGCGGCCTCCTGGCGGCCGTCCGGTACCTGGGCGAGCCCCGGCGCAGGGAGGCCGTCTGGGCGCTCACTGCGATGACCTGCATGCGCTTCTGCTACGGCGCGCTGCTGGTCCTGCTGCTCATGTTGTGCCGCTACGGCCTCTCCAGCACCCCCGAGGAGGGGCTCCGTCTGCTGGGGCTGGTGCTGGGGGTGTCCGGCGCCGGGTTCTTCGCGGCCGCCGTGGTGACGCCCTGGAGCGCGGGGCGGCTGGGGGCCGGGCGGTGGATCGCGGTCTGCGCGGGCGCGGCCGCCCTGCTGGTACCGGCGCTGGGGCTTTCGTTCGCCACGGTGCCGCTGCTGATCGCGGCCTTCCTGCTGGGGCTGGTCACCCAGGGCGCCAAGATCGCCACGGACACGATCGTCCAGGCTTCGGTCGAGGACCGCTTCCGGGGCCGCGTCTTCTCCGTCTACGACGTCCTCTTCAATGTCGCCTTCGTCGGCGCCGCCGGGGTGGCCGCCCTGATGCTGCCGCCGGACGGCCGCTCGGCCTTGCTGGTGATCCTCGTGGCGCTGCTCTATGCCGCCGTCGCCGTGGCCATGGCCCGCTTCGAAGGGCGCCGGAACAGCGAGAGGGGCGGTGTTTCACGTGAAACACCGCCCCTCCGCTGA
- a CDS encoding CCA tRNA nucleotidyltransferase, translating to MPNPNDDNPAALSQVQQRAVSELLRVAPVADDLARRFQEAGFSLALVGGSVRDALLGRLGNDLDFTTDARPEDVLRIVRPWADAVWEVGIAFGTVGAQKDGYQIEVTTYRSEAYDRTSRKPEVSYGDSIEEDLVRRDFTVNAMAVALPEKEFIDPHGGLEDLAAWVLRTPGTPEESFSDDPLRMMRAARFAAQLDFEVDPAVVTAMTEMSARIEIVSAERVRDELNKLLLSAHPRKGLTLLVDTGLAAHVLPELPALQLERDEHHRHKDVYDHSLIVLEQAIDLEENGPDLILRLAALLHDIGKPRTRRFEQDGRVSFHHHEVVGAKMTKKRMTALKYSNDLVKDVSRLVELHLRFHGYGTGEWTDSAVRRYVRDAGPLLDRLHKLTRSDCTTRNKRKAATLSRAYDGLEARIAELQEKEELDSIRPDLDGNEIMTILGVGPGPVIGQAYQHMLELRLENGPMEHDAAIAALKEWWAQQS from the coding sequence GTGCCGAACCCCAACGATGACAATCCCGCTGCCCTCAGCCAGGTGCAGCAGCGCGCGGTGAGCGAGCTGCTGCGGGTGGCCCCCGTGGCCGACGACCTCGCCCGCCGTTTCCAGGAGGCCGGGTTCTCGCTCGCCCTGGTCGGCGGCTCGGTCCGTGACGCGCTGCTGGGCCGGCTCGGGAACGACCTGGACTTCACGACCGACGCGCGCCCCGAGGACGTGCTGCGGATCGTCCGGCCCTGGGCGGACGCCGTCTGGGAGGTAGGGATCGCCTTCGGCACGGTGGGCGCCCAGAAGGACGGCTACCAGATCGAGGTCACCACCTACCGCTCCGAGGCGTACGACCGCACCTCCCGCAAGCCCGAGGTGTCGTACGGCGACTCCATCGAGGAGGACCTGGTCCGGCGTGACTTCACGGTCAACGCGATGGCCGTGGCCCTGCCGGAGAAGGAGTTCATCGACCCGCACGGCGGTCTGGAGGACCTCGCGGCCTGGGTGCTGCGCACGCCCGGCACGCCGGAGGAGTCGTTCTCCGACGACCCGCTGCGGATGATGCGGGCCGCCCGGTTCGCCGCCCAGCTCGACTTCGAGGTGGACCCGGCAGTCGTCACCGCGATGACGGAGATGTCCGCGCGGATCGAGATCGTGTCGGCCGAGCGGGTCCGGGACGAGCTGAACAAGCTGCTCCTCTCCGCGCACCCCCGCAAGGGCCTCACCCTGCTGGTCGACACCGGGCTCGCCGCTCATGTGCTGCCCGAGCTGCCGGCGCTCCAGCTGGAGCGTGACGAGCACCACCGCCACAAGGACGTCTACGACCACTCCCTTATCGTCCTGGAGCAGGCGATCGACCTGGAGGAGAACGGCCCGGACCTCATCCTCCGGCTCGCCGCGCTGCTGCATGACATCGGCAAGCCCCGGACACGGCGCTTCGAGCAGGACGGCCGGGTCTCCTTCCACCACCACGAGGTGGTCGGCGCGAAGATGACCAAGAAGCGCATGACGGCGCTGAAGTACTCCAACGACCTGGTGAAGGACGTCTCCCGCCTGGTCGAGCTGCACCTGCGCTTCCACGGCTACGGCACCGGCGAGTGGACGGACTCCGCGGTCCGGCGCTACGTCCGCGACGCCGGCCCGCTGCTGGACCGGCTGCACAAGCTGACCCGCTCCGACTGCACCACCCGGAACAAGCGCAAGGCGGCCACGCTGTCCCGCGCCTATGACGGGCTGGAGGCGCGCATTGCCGAGTTGCAGGAGAAGGAGGAGCTGGACTCCATCCGCCCCGACCTCGACGGCAACGAGATCATGACGATCCTCGGCGTCGGACCGGGTCCGGTCATCGGCCAGGCGTACCAGCACATGCTGGAGCTGCGCCTGGAGAACGGCCCGATGGAGCACGACGCGGCGATCGCGGCCCTCAAGGAGTGGTGGGCGCAGCAGAGCTGA
- a CDS encoding DUF6049 family protein yields the protein MADAAEIQGPSASPARRRLRRAGALLAGAPLLAGLLQLTATEPAQAAPADSVSVALDSLTPSAPTEDDTLTVSGTVINNGRQTVTGAHVGLRVGPLLNTRSAVDGIAQHPDDLRGGTGEELGEKYTEKFSKLVPGVAEHFSISVPADELNLGKDGVYSFGVSLSGKTSAQPWDQMLGIERTFLPWQSSEADTKSRTTVMWPLISSVHMTARTGAGARQTPVFQDDELAKEIAPGGRLAQMMDLGRDLDVSWVIDPDLLAAVDAMANGYRVQQSDGSTKAGSRENQDLAKQWLAGLQQAVAGKEVVALPFADPDLASLAHTGTSVTGSLSHLKDATDVAALTVKTVLHVTPTTDFAWPVEGAVDPSIIKVATSAGADRVIARSDSLRESSGLSYTPSAARPIGGGTTAVVADARMSTAFEGDLTKADTSTLAVQQFLAQSLEANVQKDEQRTVVVAPQRMPTASQAQAMATAVKALQDGNWSQPETLTAAAKAKPDPDATTRIPSTSAYPSSLRKQELPRSAFEQIADTQDKLDNFEVILTDQSRVVTPFGRAINRGMSTSWRGQAAKADGFRADVLSYLDNLGGQVKLIDKSETKLSGRSATIPVTVQNNLVQPVGHLYLRLSSTQPTRLKIAGKAYDEQPVEVSGGHSQSVKFTTSANANGRATVLAQLYTEDGQEYGDPVSFDVKVTEVTPTVMLVIGGGVLLLVLAGFRMYTQRKRAAARQAEEEGPDEAEADSGDDSGNPDDAGDRLSEEPGSPAGAAGPDQPGDPAPDTAPESADPSGTGERVDR from the coding sequence GTGGCCGACGCGGCTGAAATCCAGGGGCCCAGTGCCTCTCCTGCCCGCCGCCGACTGCGGCGCGCCGGAGCGCTGCTGGCGGGCGCACCGCTGCTGGCCGGGCTGCTCCAGCTGACCGCGACCGAGCCCGCCCAGGCGGCGCCGGCGGACTCGGTGTCCGTGGCGTTGGACTCACTGACGCCCAGCGCGCCCACCGAGGACGACACCCTGACCGTGTCCGGCACGGTGATCAACAACGGCAGGCAGACCGTCACCGGGGCCCACGTCGGGCTGCGGGTGGGCCCCCTGCTGAACACCCGCTCCGCGGTCGACGGTATCGCCCAGCACCCCGACGATCTCCGTGGCGGCACCGGCGAGGAGCTCGGGGAGAAGTACACGGAGAAGTTCAGCAAGCTGGTCCCGGGCGTCGCCGAGCACTTCAGCATCTCCGTCCCGGCGGACGAGCTGAATCTGGGCAAGGACGGCGTCTACTCGTTCGGCGTCTCCCTCTCCGGCAAGACCTCGGCGCAACCCTGGGACCAGATGCTCGGCATCGAGCGGACCTTCCTGCCCTGGCAGTCGTCCGAGGCCGACACCAAGAGCCGGACGACGGTCATGTGGCCGCTGATCTCGTCCGTCCACATGACGGCCCGTACGGGCGCCGGAGCACGTCAGACCCCCGTCTTCCAGGACGACGAACTGGCCAAGGAGATCGCCCCCGGCGGCCGTCTGGCGCAGATGATGGACCTGGGCCGGGACCTCGACGTCAGCTGGGTGATCGACCCGGATCTGCTGGCCGCGGTGGACGCCATGGCGAACGGCTACCGGGTCCAGCAGTCCGACGGCAGCACCAAGGCCGGCTCGCGCGAGAACCAGGACCTGGCCAAGCAGTGGCTGGCCGGTCTCCAGCAGGCCGTGGCGGGCAAGGAGGTCGTCGCGCTGCCGTTCGCCGACCCGGACCTCGCCTCGCTCGCCCACACCGGTACCAGCGTCACCGGCTCGCTCAGCCACCTCAAGGACGCCACCGACGTCGCGGCCCTCACGGTGAAGACCGTGCTCCACGTGACGCCGACCACGGACTTCGCGTGGCCGGTGGAAGGCGCCGTGGACCCCTCGATCATCAAGGTGGCCACCTCCGCCGGCGCCGACCGGGTGATCGCCCGCAGCGACAGCCTCCGGGAGTCCTCCGGGCTGTCCTACACGCCGTCTGCCGCCCGCCCCATCGGCGGCGGCACCACGGCGGTGGTCGCGGACGCCCGGATGTCCACGGCCTTCGAGGGCGACCTCACCAAGGCGGACACCTCCACGCTCGCGGTGCAGCAGTTCCTCGCTCAGAGCCTTGAGGCCAATGTGCAGAAGGACGAGCAGCGCACGGTGGTGGTCGCCCCGCAGCGCATGCCGACCGCCAGCCAGGCACAGGCGATGGCCACCGCCGTGAAGGCGCTCCAGGACGGCAACTGGTCGCAGCCCGAGACCCTCACCGCCGCCGCCAAGGCCAAGCCCGACCCGGACGCCACCACGCGCATCCCCTCGACGTCGGCCTACCCCTCGTCGCTGCGCAAGCAGGAGCTGCCGAGGAGCGCCTTCGAGCAGATCGCGGACACGCAGGACAAGCTCGACAACTTCGAGGTGATCCTCACCGACCAGTCCCGCGTGGTCACGCCGTTCGGCCGGGCCATAAACCGCGGGATGTCCACGTCGTGGCGGGGGCAGGCCGCCAAGGCGGACGGTTTCCGCGCGGACGTGCTGAGCTATCTCGACAACCTCGGCGGCCAGGTCAAGCTGATCGACAAGTCGGAGACCAAGCTCTCCGGGCGCAGCGCCACCATCCCGGTGACCGTGCAGAACAACCTGGTCCAGCCCGTCGGCCATCTGTACCTGCGGCTCAGCTCGACCCAGCCGACCCGGCTGAAGATCGCCGGGAAGGCGTACGACGAGCAGCCCGTCGAGGTCTCCGGCGGCCACAGCCAGTCGGTGAAGTTCACCACCTCGGCCAACGCCAACGGCCGGGCCACGGTCCTCGCCCAGCTCTACACCGAGGACGGCCAGGAGTACGGCGACCCGGTCAGCTTCGACGTGAAGGTCACCGAGGTCACGCCCACCGTCATGCTGGTGATCGGCGGCGGGGTGCTGCTGCTGGTCCTCGCCGGTTTCCGGATGTACACCCAGCGCAAGCGCGCGGCCGCCCGCCAGGCCGAGGAGGAGGGCCCGGACGAGGCGGAGGCGGACTCCGGTGACGACTCCGGGAACCCGGACGACGCCGGGGACCGTCTTTCCGAGGAGCCCGGTTCCCCCGCCGGGGCAGCCGGGCCGGACCAGCCGGGTGACCCTGCGCCGGACACCGCACCGGAAAGCGCCGACCCGTCCGGCACGGGTGAGAGAGTGGACCGTTGA
- the murJ gene encoding murein biosynthesis integral membrane protein MurJ — protein MNAPYDGDRGQDAADSGHGPETPPEPGQEPPQPAADMYLQDAYDQDPYRARDLSAQDPVAEALYDRAAHPPPPPGSYEPRQPLYAPPSQSSYSPDPRVWAKTPAPEPEGDATQHRPYGDHPRTTQFVGVDDLVSHSGEEYHEPDAFAHLLRDQQHSGATGTARTAQGAGGSYPPPHAQSPAHHGGGGNPYQAASGNPMQPPVPAPAGPSGPVETPAPPAPTPAKGRASGLLGSSAVMAAGTMVSRLTGFVRSAMIVAALGTGILGDSFQIAYQLPTMIYILTVGGGLNSVFVPQLVRSMKEDEDGGEAFANRLLTLVMVALAALTALTMLGAPYLVRVLSDPIASDPAANQVAVTFTRYFLPSIFFMGIHVVMGQVLNARGKFGAMMWTPVLNNIVIIVTLGMFLWVYGSAADSHMTVNNIPPQGQRLLGIGILLGLAVQALAMIPYLRETGFRIRPRFDWRGHGLGKAAMLAKWTVLFVLANQAGAMVVTQLSTAAGKDSGIDGTGFAAYANAQLIWGLPQAIITVSLMAALLPRLSRSAAEGDGGAVRDDISQGLRTTAVAIVPIAFGFVSLGIPMCTLIFGSSGTGSATNMGFMLMAFGLGLIPYSVQYVVLRAFYAYEDTRTPFYNTVIVAAVNAGASALCYFLLPSRWAVAGMAAVYGLSYAIGVGVAWRRLRKRLCGDLDGSRVLRTYARLAIASVPAALLSGAACYGVGHSLGQGVFGSLVALVAGGAVLLGVFFVAARRMRIDELNSLVGMVRGRLGR, from the coding sequence ATGAACGCGCCGTACGACGGTGACCGCGGCCAGGACGCCGCCGACTCGGGCCACGGGCCCGAGACCCCGCCCGAACCCGGCCAGGAGCCGCCGCAGCCCGCGGCGGACATGTACCTCCAGGACGCCTACGACCAAGATCCCTACCGGGCGCGGGACCTCTCCGCCCAGGACCCGGTCGCCGAGGCGCTCTACGACCGCGCCGCGCACCCGCCGCCCCCGCCGGGCAGCTACGAGCCGCGCCAGCCGCTCTACGCCCCGCCCTCTCAGTCCTCGTACTCCCCCGACCCGCGCGTCTGGGCCAAGACCCCGGCGCCCGAGCCGGAGGGCGACGCGACGCAGCACCGCCCGTACGGCGACCACCCGCGCACCACCCAGTTCGTGGGCGTGGACGACCTGGTCTCGCACTCCGGCGAGGAGTACCACGAACCGGACGCCTTCGCGCACCTGCTGCGGGACCAGCAGCACAGCGGCGCCACCGGCACCGCCCGCACCGCCCAGGGCGCCGGCGGCTCCTACCCGCCGCCCCATGCCCAGAGCCCCGCGCACCACGGCGGCGGCGGAAACCCGTACCAGGCAGCCTCCGGGAACCCCATGCAGCCGCCCGTACCCGCCCCGGCCGGTCCCTCCGGTCCCGTGGAGACCCCGGCCCCGCCGGCTCCGACCCCGGCGAAGGGGCGCGCCTCCGGGCTCCTGGGCTCCAGCGCCGTCATGGCCGCGGGCACGATGGTGTCGCGCCTCACCGGCTTCGTCCGCTCCGCGATGATCGTCGCGGCGCTGGGCACCGGCATCCTCGGCGACTCGTTCCAGATCGCCTACCAACTGCCGACGATGATCTACATCCTCACCGTCGGCGGCGGTCTCAACTCGGTCTTCGTGCCCCAGCTCGTCCGCTCGATGAAGGAGGACGAGGACGGCGGCGAAGCCTTCGCCAACCGGCTGCTGACCCTCGTCATGGTCGCGCTCGCGGCGCTGACGGCGCTGACCATGCTCGGCGCGCCGTACCTGGTGAGGGTGCTGTCGGACCCGATCGCCTCCGACCCGGCGGCCAACCAGGTGGCGGTCACCTTCACCCGCTACTTCCTGCCCTCGATTTTCTTCATGGGCATCCACGTGGTGATGGGTCAGGTCCTCAACGCGCGCGGCAAGTTCGGCGCGATGATGTGGACCCCGGTCCTGAACAACATCGTCATCATCGTCACGCTCGGCATGTTCCTGTGGGTCTACGGCTCCGCGGCCGACTCGCACATGACCGTCAACAACATCCCGCCCCAGGGCCAGCGGCTCCTCGGCATCGGCATCCTGCTCGGTCTCGCCGTGCAGGCCCTGGCGATGATCCCGTACCTGCGTGAGACCGGCTTCCGTATCCGGCCCCGGTTCGACTGGCGGGGCCACGGCCTGGGCAAGGCCGCGATGCTCGCCAAGTGGACCGTGCTGTTCGTGCTCGCCAACCAGGCGGGCGCCATGGTCGTCACCCAGCTCTCCACCGCCGCCGGCAAGGACTCCGGGATCGACGGCACCGGCTTCGCCGCCTACGCCAACGCCCAGCTCATCTGGGGTCTGCCGCAGGCCATCATCACCGTGTCCCTCATGGCCGCGCTGCTGCCGCGTCTGTCGCGCTCGGCCGCCGAGGGCGACGGCGGCGCCGTCCGCGACGACATCTCGCAGGGCCTGCGCACCACGGCGGTCGCCATCGTGCCCATCGCCTTCGGCTTCGTCTCGCTCGGCATCCCGATGTGCACGCTGATCTTCGGCTCCTCCGGCACCGGCTCGGCCACCAACATGGGCTTCATGCTGATGGCCTTCGGCCTCGGCCTGATCCCGTACTCGGTCCAGTACGTCGTCCTGCGCGCCTTCTACGCGTACGAGGACACCCGGACCCCCTTCTACAACACGGTCATCGTGGCGGCGGTCAACGCGGGTGCCTCCGCGCTCTGCTACTTCCTGCTCCCGTCCCGCTGGGCGGTCGCGGGCATGGCGGCCGTCTACGGCCTCTCCTACGCCATCGGCGTCGGTGTCGCCTGGCGCCGGCTGCGCAAGCGGCTGTGCGGCGACCTGGACGGCTCCCGGGTGCTGCGGACGTACGCCCGGCTGGCGATCGCCTCGGTCCCGGCGGCACTGCTCAGCGGCGCGGCCTGCTACGGCGTCGGACACTCCCTCGGACAGGGCGTCTTCGGCTCTCTCGTGGCCCTCGTGGCCGGTGGGGCGGTACTGCTCGGAGTCTTCTTCGTGGCCGCGCGCCGCATGCGGATCGACGAGCTCAACTCGCTCGTCGGCATGGTGCGCGGGCGTCTGGGGCGATGA
- a CDS encoding protein kinase family protein, with protein sequence MAERSTAAVDVADNSGDKPLTAKADQATADGVAKNPERDTDIDQTQGRDGAEDSGKASSPTELHSGHKLARRYRLEECVTRLDGFSSWRAVDEKLRRAVGVHILPADHVRARAVLAAARSAALLGDPRFVQVLDAVEENDLVYVVHEWLPDATELTALLAAGPLEPHDAYQMVSQVAAAMAASHREGLAHLRLNPNAVLRTSSGQWRIRGLAVNAALRGVGSDTPQRTDTEAIGALLYAALTQRWPYESDAYGLAGLPKDIGLIAPDQVRAGIHRGLSELAMRALVNDGATASRHEAACTTPEELVKAIGEMPRVRPPEPAFSGPPEYQRTTYQQGTYGRPSAHAGVTQPVVAPPAPLQSRTGKALKWAVSALLIAALGLGSWQLADALMDRGKNSDDTNTTQTQDDGDKGAAKVAPQPLKIQSAQEFIASGGAQHPADVAKTYDGDTSTSWRTKTFNSGPEIAPLKPGVGIVYDLGSAKDVDAATVGLRYPGDHTTVDLYTSDSAPVSLDSMHRAGSSTTTSTTATVKPAKPVKARYVLVWLTAVPMSGPDAATYSGAGYKQAITEVHFTG encoded by the coding sequence GTGGCGGAACGCAGCACGGCTGCCGTCGACGTGGCAGACAACAGCGGTGACAAGCCGCTGACCGCCAAGGCGGATCAGGCCACGGCCGACGGGGTGGCCAAGAACCCGGAGCGGGACACGGACATCGACCAGACGCAGGGGAGAGACGGCGCGGAGGACTCCGGCAAGGCGTCCTCGCCCACCGAGTTGCACAGCGGTCACAAGCTCGCCAGGCGCTACCGCCTGGAGGAGTGCGTCACCCGTCTGGACGGATTCAGCAGCTGGCGTGCGGTCGACGAGAAACTGCGCCGTGCCGTCGGTGTGCACATCCTGCCCGCCGACCACGTACGCGCCCGTGCCGTGCTGGCAGCGGCCCGCTCGGCGGCGCTGCTCGGCGACCCGCGCTTCGTCCAGGTCCTCGACGCGGTCGAGGAGAACGACCTCGTCTACGTGGTCCACGAGTGGCTGCCCGACGCCACCGAGCTGACCGCGCTGCTCGCGGCCGGTCCGCTGGAGCCGCACGACGCCTACCAGATGGTCAGTCAGGTCGCGGCCGCCATGGCCGCCTCCCACCGCGAGGGCCTCGCCCATCTGCGGCTGAACCCGAACGCGGTACTGCGCACGTCCTCCGGTCAGTGGCGCATCCGCGGCCTCGCCGTGAACGCCGCCCTGCGCGGCGTCGGCTCCGACACCCCGCAGCGCACCGACACCGAGGCGATCGGTGCCCTGCTGTACGCGGCGCTGACCCAGCGCTGGCCCTACGAGAGCGACGCGTACGGCCTGGCTGGCCTGCCCAAGGACATCGGTCTCATCGCACCGGACCAGGTGCGGGCCGGAATCCACCGGGGGCTGTCGGAGCTGGCGATGCGCGCGCTCGTCAACGACGGCGCCACCGCCTCCCGGCACGAGGCCGCGTGCACGACGCCGGAGGAGCTGGTCAAGGCGATCGGCGAGATGCCGCGCGTACGGCCGCCGGAGCCCGCGTTCAGCGGTCCGCCGGAGTACCAGCGCACGACCTACCAGCAGGGCACCTACGGCCGTCCCTCGGCACACGCGGGAGTCACCCAGCCCGTCGTGGCCCCGCCGGCCCCGCTCCAGAGCCGCACCGGCAAGGCGCTGAAGTGGGCGGTCTCCGCCCTCCTCATCGCCGCGCTCGGCCTCGGCAGCTGGCAGCTCGCGGACGCCCTGATGGACCGCGGCAAGAACTCCGACGACACCAACACCACGCAGACGCAGGACGACGGCGACAAGGGCGCGGCCAAGGTGGCGCCGCAGCCGCTGAAGATCCAGAGTGCCCAGGAGTTCATCGCCTCGGGCGGTGCCCAGCACCCGGCCGATGTCGCCAAGACCTACGACGGGGACACCTCGACGTCCTGGCGGACCAAGACCTTCAACAGCGGCCCCGAAATCGCCCCCCTGAAGCCAGGCGTGGGCATCGTCTACGACCTCGGCTCGGCGAAGGACGTCGATGCCGCCACGGTCGGGCTGCGTTACCCCGGGGACCACACGACGGTCGATCTGTACACCTCCGACTCGGCACCCGTGTCGCTGGACTCGATGCACAGAGCCGGCAGCAGCACCACCACGAGCACTACCGCCACGGTGAAGCCGGCCAAGCCCGTGAAGGCGCGGTACGTCCTGGTCTGGCTGACGGCCGTGCCCATGTCCGGCCCCGACGCGGCCACCTACTCGGGCGCGGGCTACAAGCAGGCCATCACCGAAGTCCATTTCACGGGCTGA